The nucleotide sequence caggacatgggacatcaggacatctggacatggaacatctggacatcaggagaactggacatctggaacatcgaCAGGcgatgagggacgagaccaggaacatcaaggatacgaagttcaggaacacgaaaAACAAGgaatgaagatccatcaaggcacaggaagaccacagaggacctggatccaaagaagaccacagatgctgtgaagactggatctgaaggccctgaggaacaggaaccgagcccttttatagggctgaagcaggcgaAGACTAATGGTGTCACTGCTGagggccgtggggcttttcctgccgctggccttTTAAGAGAAAGCTGAGGCATGCACCTGCGCCTATGGGACATCTGAAGGAGAACGCTGCAGCGGCTTCCCTGCCATTTGTAGAACTGCTTTTGCTTTAGCTTGCTAGGTTTAATGCCATCTTTTGTTAATATTTCTCCTGAGTATTGGATCtctaatactttaaaaaatatttgtttttgtttatttatttatataggcattttatatactgttgtttcaaatgaagatcacaacagtttacaataacatcattcatattcttggtcTATAATCACATACTGTGTGTTAACATTCACATTCTAGGTTAACACTGTAATGCATACATGTTCTGattcatattcatacatatttTAGGACATTATGATCAAAAGGAGTTAATTTAGTCCATATTCGTCCATTTTTGGTCAACTCAATGGTAAATACAGGTACTAGTTCTACTAACAATATACTTTAAATCATTAATTGCTTATTGCACTCTCCACTAACATTATTTCTGGTACTGACGTTGAAATTATCAGGATATTGGTATTTTACGTTAAATcgtatgcttttctaaagagctaCGTTTTGAGTTCTTATTTAAAACTCTTTCTTTTCGTTATCTGATGTAATaattctggaagagagttccacaacttggggcctgctatgaaaaacatttggtctcttatttgcattggGTGTGTGTTCTGAGTAGAAGACACCATttgaagtcctttgttttgtgatcttagctTTATGTTTGAGAATCTAGCCTTTTCAAATTCACATTTCAAGTGCTGGTCATGTTCTTACAAAGATTCCCACATGAATATATCATCCGCATACACCATTGTTCCTAGAAGATCTTTCATCATCTGCTGAATAGTGTGGTGAAAGACCTCTGGGGCCAAACATGATCCAAAGAGCATATGGGTAGGGATAAAATGAAGGAGGACTttctgaggctggaaaattgggcatccaaatgaaagatgaaatttaatgtggacaagtgcaacatgatgcatatagggaaaaataacctttgctatagttacacgatgttaggttccatattaggagctaccacccaggaaagagatttatgcatcatagtagataatacattgaaatcatcggctcagactgctgcagcagtcaaaaaagcaaatagaatgctaagaattattaggaagggaatggtgaataaaatggtggatgtcataatatctatgtatcgctccatggtgagaccataccttgaatactttgtgcaattctggtcgccgcatctaaaaaaaaaaaaatagttttcactggagaaagtacagagaagggcgatcaaaatgataaagggcatggaacagctcccctttgaggaaaggctaaagaggttagggctgttcagcttggagaaaagacagctgaggggggaaatgatagaggtctcaaaatcatgaaaggacttgaacaggtaaatataaatcagttatttactctctcaaacaagagaaagactagggggtactcaaTGAAGTTaacaagcagctcatttaaaacaaactggagaaaattatttttcactcaacgtataataaagctctggaattcattgccagaggatgtggttatgacagttagtgtaaattgttttaaaaaaggtttagataagttcctagagagaAGTCCTTAAACTactattaataaataaagaatagtagcttgagatctatttaatgtttgggtacttgccagatacttgtgacctggattggccactgttggtcacaggatgctgggcttgatggattcttggtctgacccagtgtggcatgtcttatgttcttatgtactcctaATTTCTTTTCCAAACTGTTTAGATGGATCTCTCTGGACAAAAGGTCCTGGGGCTAGGAAAATTCAGTTCTTCACTTTCCCCAACCTCTGGGCCAGGAAGAATGATCTCAAACTTCCTCCCCAACTTAAGAAAAAGAACAGAACCAAAAACTTCTCACAACTCTCTCGTGGAAAGACACCACAGTTCCTCCACTGGTTGTGAGAGGGGCACAGCAGGTCTTCTTTACTCCTGTCCTCCCAACGCAGGGCCCAGTCCTCCTCTAGCCAGGACCAGGAATTCATTGGAAAGGAAATGAAACTTCCAAAAATGACTTCAAAAACATAGTTCACTTTATCCAAAACCTAAGGCAAACCCTTCCAGGCAGGAAGTCCACTGGGCAAGGAAAACCTCTCTTTCTCCAAGGGTGTTAGGTAGTGAGGGCTAAAACAAGAGACAGAATATAAATGACTCCTTCCACTTCACAAGCTAACCAAAACATGCCATACGACTCCTTGTACTCACCCCATCTCCCCCGCCCCCATCCAAACAGGATCTCACCATTCCATCAAGCCTCAGAGAAGGTGCTGTTCAGAATGGTATGCTCCTCTCATAAGTCTCTAATTCCAGGGCTTagtctagggccatctagtggacacCCAGGTGGGTCTCGGAAAATATATGAAAAGTTGCTGTATACGTTATTAGGAGAAGAGCAGAGTGAGGAGGTCTGCAGTCTGGTTCTAATATTTTATTAAACCAACAATGACTGCTTCATTTAAAGGTGCCCTAGTAAATGAATGAGCACAGTGCAAATGGAGGCTGGAAAGGGTATCTTGGCCAGGAATTTCAAAGAAGGTCAGCAAGTGCTGCACTATTGGCAGATAAGTGGATCTGGAAAACCAGGAGTTGTCTGGCTTTAATTATTCTGATTGGGCATATCAGGTTTCTTCTATGATCCTATTTGTGGCTATTAGTCAATGACCAAGTGTCAGTAGTGCATGTGCAATGCCAGCTTTTGAATACTGAATCCACACCACTGTagcaaaaaattagaaatataAAATGGACTAATTATGTTACCAAACTATAACACACAATATTTGATGACCTGAACAGAAATATATACAATTATTTATAATGTTACATATTTGTAAGTGTTGATTGTTTTCAACATGACATACTGAACTAAGGATTCTTGAATGTTATGTATTTGAAAATCATGATTAAAAATGCAGGAATGGAGATCTATGTGTCTAAGTAATCTAGAAGTATGTGATCATCCAGCCTTAGTACTCTGCTAACAGAGATGATTGTTTGTCTGCTAATATACTGTGCACATATCATCTTTCAGCTCCCTGGCGTGCTAGTGACAAATGTTCTCTTTgtgacattttttatatttttttaccctTAGTGCCAGGACTACATTGAAGGAACCCTGACAGGAGATCTTTGTGAAGACCTTTGTGTGGTACAGAAGCTGGTGTACAAGCACTGCCTTTATTGTGAAAGAGGCAAGAAGGTCATCCAGGCTGACTGGCAGGGGCATCCCATAATCCTCAAatccaaaaatgattttttctCCAGCTATCAGAGTCCCAGTCTGCTGGGGGAAACAGATAACCAGGACCTTCCTGAAGCAGAGCTTCTCCTTTTGGTGGCTGTGGAGGTTAAAAATGTTCTGGGCCTGGATTTGTCCAACAATACATCTATACCTCTTTGGCTTGAAGGAAAAAGAAGTCCATACTGGAAGGCCCAAATGGCCAGCATGTGGTCTTTACTCCAGCAGGAGGAATATGTCTACTTCAGCCTGCTGCAACACTTCAGCAAACACGTCCTGCATGTCATTGGCACCTGTGGACATTTCTATGCAGTGGAATATCTCACTGCTGGGCATGCCTGGCACCAGACTATTTTTTCTTTGGAGGATATGGATGGTCCTCGGTTCTCTGGGAGTAAAAACAAGAAGGCGGCAATCTATGCTATCGCACTCAGTTTCTTAGATATGGtgaatcactttgaaaatgatttctCTCACCGACTTCACCTCTGTGATATCAAACCAGAAAATTTTGCAATTAGAAAAGACCTCACAGTAAGTTGTCTTAGCTATACTGTATTTATCACACTTTCAATATAGGATATAATTTCTTTCATTGATAATATCATGGTCCCTACTTTGCATGAGATAGGTTGAATTCAACCTCAAATTGTAAAACAAATCACTACAACTAGAATTTCATGAATTAATAATATCAGTAGTTGCACATAGACTGCAAGGTTTGCAAAATTTTCTTCACTATGTCagtgcttttctttcttttttttctttaactctgattttttccctttcaaataatatataAGATGCAGCACCACTCCTTATTCAACTACTGTAAAGGtcacaaaaacaattaaaaaaaataatgcaagaaAGGATATATGTAGGCCATCTGATTTTAGAATTAAACCTGATTAAACACCAAAATAAACATCTTCACTCATGCCAGAGTTCAAAATTCTGAGTATAACAACCCTTGCAGTCAACAATGTAAATCCTGGTTTCGCTTACTGTAATGCTTAAATCATTCATTCTCCCTTTAATTATAGCTTCTGCTAAGATTAACGGCTTTCTGCGACCTTTGTAAAAATTCATGTATCCTTGGCTTGCATATAGGTAGATTTACGTTTTCCATAGCTGGTAGGGCTACTAAAGTCCTTTGTTCATTTTTGCGCAGCTCTGAGCCTCAGAGTGCTGCAAGAGATTTTGAGATGTATTATGAATATGAGTCTCTGCTGTAGGTGCTTTAGCACCCCTAAATGTCAGAACTGTCCCCATGACacctcttcaatctctcttctcaCCTCTGATGCCTTGTGTCCAGAAGAAAAAGAGGAGATGCAGAAGGCAGATCTGATATTGGGGAATGCTCAAGCGCCCACTGCACCCATAGAGCTGATGCATTATCTACCACCACATATGACAATCAAGTTCTAAAACTATAACATTCTCCCCCATAAAAATACTacaccagaaacaaaataaaagttaTGATAATGAAGAGAAAATTACACGATGATAGAAACATGCCATTAAGTATGATGACTGGGGCTTGAGAAAGTGGAGAGCAGAGATGGAAGAGAATCAGTGCTGCCCATTCTTCATAAAGAAAACATCTGATTAAAGGGAAGATTCAAAATGAGACCTGACTTAATaacaattttgttattttcttgtaATCCCTTGTCCATTGGGGATCACCTTCTCTGATTTGGGGAGCCTGGGGTAACTCTCCCAAAATCAGGAAAAAACAATCTCAGTTGGGTGATGGGCTGGGAGCAGCCAAGCTGCAAGGCCAAACTAGGCacaggacacacacacaagcaaccccccaaaaacccactGTCCTCATCCAAATTGTGCTCCAAAAAGAAAGGATGGTTTATTAAAGTATCTTCAGTTATTGTAGAAAAGATTATATCTTTCAGCTTCACAGCAAATCCAGCTTCCAAGATAGCCTCAAACAACTTATGTTACAGTCTGTATACACCGCTCTTTGCtagtcttgggggaattctgcgctactacggagcacagaatttgcgcagaattccccccctgcacagagttgccaaattctgcgcagaaaatggcagaggagactccGGCATGTCACGAACAGAGCATGCGCCGttcatggtgaagatgaaggcccaggcatGCCACGAACAGAGCTGAGCAttcatggtgaagatgaaggtcccAGCATACCGCGAACAGAGCACGCACCGTTCATGGCAAAGATAAAGGCTCCAGTGAGAGTatgtgtagagaggtgtgtgtagaagggtatgtgtgtgaaaggggggagggagtgagagagagagacagagagagcggggggaaggggtgtgagagaggggaggggggtgggggtgtaagagagagaaggggtgagggggaggggtatgtgagaaagcagggtggagggagggggagagaggggagggggaggggtatgtgagagagtaGGGTGGAGGgattgtgagagaggggaggggaggggatgtgagagaggagggtgagggggtgtgagagagagtaggggaagggagtgagagagagagagcagggtgagagagaataggggaagggagtgagagagagcagggggatgagAGAGCATGGGGTTGAGCaggggggtgagtgagagagatcaGGGGAGATGAGGGATCaggggagtgagagagcaggggtgaacaggtgtgtgtgtgagagacagggggTGTTAGCAGGGGGTaagagagagcagggagaagggtgtgtgagagagaacgagcgagcagggaggtgagagagcaggggggtgagcaggggtgtgtgtgagagagtgggggCCGCTTGATTGTGGgtgatagagagagggagcctatatgaggagattgtgaaggaatgtgtatgtgtgtgagagattgggagctggtgtgaatgaaaaagggattgtgtgtatgtgagggtgctaacctgtgtgaagggactgtgaatgtgtgagagagagcctgtgtgaaggggtgtgtgagagagagacacaggtaGCCTGTGCGAGGGTGTAtacgtgagagagaaagggagcttgagtGGGTGTATATTCAAGAGAgaaggaccctgtatgaggggatatgtgtgtgtgagagaaagggactCTTTATGAggagatgtgtatgtgtgagagagtgagggaacctgtatgagggtgtgtgaatgtgcactaaagagagggagcatgtgtgtgagagagagagggacagagggagcctgtgtgaggggcagaacTGAGAAttgggtcaaactctgggagtgctgctagagtggaaggggttgagcctagaggtggaggggagatatactggcaggtggagaagatggggcctgagagggcaaagtggccaggggagtagggagagtgaatggaagggacactcttacagtgaattccTAGGGAagttctgctcaaaatatttaaaattctgcatctttaaataataattttttccatattttaattatttaaagactgttgtgtaaattttgtttttttgaccaatataaaatatgcagaattttgcagaattttaagtttttgtgtgcagaattcccccaggagtatcttCAACCTATGCTAGAATACACTGTTTAAATTTGCTTCTCAAACCCAGCAAAATCTCAATGTACTCACTTTAGATCTCAGGTAGTTCCAAGCTACTCACTTCCCCTTGTTGCAGGAGGAAATGGGAGACTTTCAACCTTGTTTCCAGGATCCAACTGGGCACAGCTTTTTCCTTTTCTGGTCCCAAATGGTCCCTTTACAGTTTCTTTCCTTTCAGTACTTCTAAATACAATTTCCAGCTGCTTCACACAGGTCCCTGAGACATTGTTGGAGTATCTCTGCCAAactctctcctcttttccccttgaAACCCCGGAGAAAGTTGCAGCGGAGAATGTGGCCCCTGGATCACAGGGGCCACATTCTTATAATTCGTAGGAAATATATTTAGTTCACAAATAAGGGAGTATGTACTAAAGTGTGTTAACACATATTAAACTCCTGCATTTAATGCATATTGATGGCAATGCACTTGCTTGCATTaacattaatattaaaaaaaaaacccttaatgtTGGGAAAATATTGAGTTGAATCATATGCAAATTCATGCAGATCAGCTCAATATTGAAACAAGGTAATGATTGCCACAGAAACAGCATCGGATCGACCAATTCCTTTTCCAAGTTCAGAGAGAATGGGGCAGGAGGGAGTGGAGATATCTCCTGTAATTCAAATGACAGGTCTTTACAATCTCTTTATGCAATCATATTAACAGCACTTTGATGGTCATTTGATGGCAAGGGTCCAATGAGAAAGTAGTTTTGTAGCTATCTCCAATGGTGTATAGTCTACGGGTAATTTTAACTCATAcactttacaccagttttcaaagggaaagcatgcacatactttcctttgaaaattattccacccaGACTACCTATATACACTTACACCTGTGCACGCATAGTTTCTTTGGGGGaaaaatacatgtatatttttgaaaatgcaaaaatatgcatgttgtaagcgCCCACCGGGTGGAATTCTGCTGCTCGGGCTTCCTCACATTGTTCCCTGCTGTAGTATCCCTGCGACCAACGAAGCCTGGATATGGCTGAAAGCAGAGTTGCATCCAGACCCACCCGGACCTGAATGCAAAGACAGTTCAGTGTGGGCAATCCTGTCCCAGCCTCAAAAGTTAGAGGCACAAAGCAGTTCAGGGCTGACTATCCTATCCTGTTCCCAGCATCTTCCGACAGTTATCAGccatttcctctcctcctccatctgtCTTTACCAGCAGCCTCGTATATCTAGCAGCTGTCTCCTAATCAGGTCACTACCTGGTTCCTGGCCTTTTCGCTACTTCCTCTTCCCTCAGCCCCGTAACTCTCTGGGAGGTGTagtcatcccctcccccaccacagctTCTGCCTACagtggctttctctctctctgcactcccCTGGTATCTAAGGAATGGGAGCTACCTCCCATTACATACCTCCCCCCTTTTTTCAGAGGTCCCTGGTTCTTTCTCATTTTTGGGGAGAATTGCATCTTGGGACAAAAAGTCTTCCCTCCCAATGCTGCTCAGAAAATTTAAACAGTTGTAGTGCCATATTCCACCTCATAAGGTGACCATTAGAAGAACGCATTTGGTCAAGCCATtttgagaggtgggggggggggggggcatggtctgtGATCAATATGAAAGTTCTACCCAACAGATAATACTGGAGGGTCTCCACAGCCCACTTAATGGCCAGACACATTTTTTTCTATGGTGGCATAATGTTTCTCATTTGGGCCTAATTTCCTGCTGAGATAGAGCATTGGATGTTCCTCATCGCCCACCTTCTGGGATAATACTTCTCCCAATCCTATGTCTGATGCATCTGTCTGCAGTACAAATGGGTACTGAAATGCTATGTAATACCAGGTTTTGGCACAACTTTTGCTTTATCTCTTCAAACACCCTTACCGTCTCACTATTTCACGTAACTTGATTTGGGTAGTCCTTCCTTAGGCAATTCTGTTAATGGGATTGTTAAGTCTGCAAAATTGGGAATGGATCTCCTATAATACCCTGCCAAGCCTAAAAAGGTTCTCAATTGTTTCTTTGTCTTAGGGTGTGGAGTTTTCTCAATGGCCTCTATTTTCTTCAGTCTGGGTCTTATCTGTCCGTGCAATACCATGTGTCCTAAATATTGTACATCTGCTTTCCCAAGTGCACATTTTTTTGGATTTGCAGTTAACCCAGCCTGGCGCAGGGATTGCAGGACCCCTATCAGATGGTCCATGTGGGCTTGCcaggtttttgaaaaaaattatcaCATCATCTAGATAGGCCTCTGCATAACCCTGGTTGGGCCTTAGGACTATGTTGAttgccctttgaaaactggcaggaGCCCTGTGTACTCCAAATGGGAGCACTTTAAACTGGTATAGGCCCTTGTGAGAAATAAAGGTCGTTTTTTCCGGCTCTTTTGGTCTAATGGGATTTGTCAGTTAAATCAAGGGTGGACAAGAACCAGGCACCCCCAATTGTTCCAGAAGATCCTCAATTCAGGGCATCAGATATGCATCGAAGCAGGAGATAGCATTCACTTGTCTAAATGATGCATATCCGAGTTGTCCCATCCGCCTTCGTGACCAGGAACATGGGACTAGCCAAGTTCACTATACGATTCTTCACTCACCCCTAGCTCCAACATTTCTTCCAGTTGTTTCTCAACTTCCTTCCTTTTGGCTTTGGGAAGTCTATAAGGTTTCTGCCTCACTACTTTCCCTGGCTGCATATAGATTCTACGTTGGACTACTCGGGTCCTCCCTGGATATATAGAAATAACATCTGGAAACCAATCAATTACTAATTGCAACTGCTGCTTCTGTATCGGAGAGAATGAGGGGGTCAATCTCTATGGTCACCTTCCCTGACATCTGTCCTACCTTGGGGCCCAGATccacttcttcctcctctcctcctgtcgCCAAAGCCTCCCTTTCAACCCAGGGTCTGAGAAAGTTCACATGGAAAACTTGAGTTCTGTTTCTTCCCTGGGTCACCTCATAATTCACTGGCCCTAGCTTCCTGCGGATTTCACACGGTCCCTGCCACTGGGCTGTCATGCTGTGTGGGGAAGTGGGCACCAACACTAGGACTTTATTACCTTCTTTAAATTCTCTCACTAGGGCTCCTTTGTCATAATAGCTTTTTTGGTGCTCTTGGGCTCTCTGCAGATTATCCCTGGCTATTTTATGGGCCTTATACAATCTTTCTTTCATCCGTACACACAGCTCACTATATTTGTAGGGGATGGCATTCAGCCCCTCCAAAAATCACTCAGGGCTTCCAGGATGCCCCGTGACTGTCTCCTGAATAGCAATTCAAATGGGGAAAATCCGGTGGAGGTCTGCTGAACTCCTCGCACTGCGAACAGAAGAAAAGGGATCAACTGGTCCCAATTCTGGAGGTTCCCTTGAATATACTTGCGCAGCATGCCCTTCAATGTGCGGTTAAACCGCTCTACCAATCTGTGTGTTTGTGGATGGTAGGCAGCGGTTTTGATATGCTGAATTCTAAATGATGCCCACACCTGTTTGAAGAACTGTGACAAAGTTCTTCCCTCTATTCGCGGCGTTTGGGGCATGGCCGCGTGGCATGGCCTTTGGttaggcgctagtttctgaaagcaaaatgtgcgacatggctgcacattttgcttactgaattgcgcaggaatacctaatagggccatcaacatgcatttgcatgttgagggcgctattaggttcgggggggggggggggggttggacgccgggggggggggggggggggtgttggacgcgcattttggacgtgctattaccccttactgaataaggggtaaagctagcgtgtctaAAACATGCGttcaaatgccggctaacagtgcgctccaacggagcgcactgtactgtatcggcccgattagCTGGACAAGTTCCAGGGTTATTCATAACTCTGCATTTAGTTGGACAACctgcaagttatccggctaatgcCTTTGAATCTTGACCTCTCGGTGGCTTCAGATTGAACTGCATTCTGAGCCTCACAAGCTTTGTTCAACTGACCAATTGTTTTTGTTTGAATACAGAGCTCATTTCTGTGAGCACTGAGGCAACAGTTAACTGGGTCATGCAACCACTATGGTGCCTTCGATATAGGAGTCATGGTAAGGGCTGATGCTTTTCCGAGTCAGAGTTACCAAATTCCTCTCTGGGTCTCCACGTGCATGATTTCTTCTGTCCTCAAACATGTCCTCTTATTTCACTCTTTGAAGATCCTTACTAACCCAGGAGACAGATGGTTTTGTACAAGCATTTATGTCAGTTTTCTGCTGTCTTGGATCTTTCCATTCTCCTTTGATTTCCTTGTGTCTTCCCTCTGTACTGACAAGTCAGCGCCATGTATCAGACTTACTTGTATACCCTTTGAAGCCGGAAGGAGGAGTCAAGAGAAAAGGAGAATCAAGGAAGTTCAGTTTAATTGCCCATGCTATTTAGCTTCCCCTTCATAAGTAATATGCTCATGCTATTTACCTGATGCATTTTCAGATTTATGTGCATCAGAATAGCATGACCATGTTATTTTTACCATGCCTGCACTAAATCTTTTTGTAACACTGATTGTctttttaatgtgcacattacgttttttttttaacaagcacaCAAAAGCTTTTTTTGTGCAAGATTTATTGTATAGGCCCCTATAtcattaatcaagttttttctccCAGCATCAGCAGTGTTATAtgaaaatatattcataaattgAAACACACAATAAGAATTGACATCTTAGACTGTAACTACAGACGCATCCATGCTGCATGCCTGGATCTGAATGGAATATCTCCGGATCATGGTGACTCATAGCATTATTGAATTGCCAGTGCCTGGTTTGATGGATAGCATATAGACATAATAGTTATAGTACAACCTGGTATATCGGCCAAGGATTTTGGAAGTTGTTGGAGCTCCTCATAGAAGGCCCATTGACCATactatattaaaaaatgtagcaaaggAGAATGAGAGAACGGTGAGGCAGCATCTTGGCCTAGccatcagaaaaaaaagaattagaccaGTGAAGAAGGAAAATGAGAGGAGATATAAAGCAGTGAATCTGAGGCAGCATAGCTCTTGAAACTCATGAATTCAAATGCTGCCCTCACTATGGGTACTTTTTGAGATCACTTTATCCTTCTGTATCTCAGTTTACCCAGCAGTAATGGGATAGCAATAACATTGCTCCTTCTTCCAGTTTGGACTATGGAAGCACTCTTCTAGCTCGAGCATTAAAATTGGTTGGAAGACTTTCCACTCAAGACGGTAAATGTGCACATACTTCTAAACCATGCCGTGGAACACCCTTGTTCACCTTTTATACTTTTCTGCATGGCAGCGACAGTACGCCCGCACTATCACCCTGCTGAAAATGTGGGAACTGCACACAAAGGCTACTTGCATGTATGTATGCCGATTTTACATGTACAAACCCTGCATAAGtctgaaaattactcccttaaCCTATGTTCTGACTATTTTCCATGCTTCCTTGAACTTTTTCAAATATTCTTTCCTGGCATCCTCTTTTTCAGTGCCTTAAACAATTGGCATGCTAATCCTTAGGCTCTTACCTTTTCAGTCACCTcttctgaaaatcagactggtttCATTTCAACTCTTACTTATTATTCATTTTCCTTAAGTAACGATCTGTCAGTCTTACACAACAGATATGC is from Rhinatrema bivittatum chromosome 2, aRhiBiv1.1, whole genome shotgun sequence and encodes:
- the DIPK1C gene encoding divergent protein kinase domain 1C codes for the protein MGVSLLTRLRLRVCRRAALFFLLLWVACWIFVSTFLLVHRHVFSEHCTDERSRRILARLCQDYIEGTLTGDLCEDLCVVQKLVYKHCLYCERGKKVIQADWQGHPIILKSKNDFFSSYQSPSLLGETDNQDLPEAELLLLVAVEVKNVLGLDLSNNTSIPLWLEGKRSPYWKAQMASMWSLLQQEEYVYFSLLQHFSKHVLHVIGTCGHFYAVEYLTAGHAWHQTIFSLEDMDGPRFSGSKNKKAAIYAIALSFLDMVNHFENDFSHRLHLCDIKPENFAIRKDLTVVVIDMDMVFFEPKMRDILEQNCTQDEDCNFFDCFSKCDRRINKCGAERTNNNLQVICDKIFRRWFSPSILGSSVSFPLQLWKTVHSCAESKQAGTTSKGASVTFLSELHNLIQVSRKALQKEDD